A part of Olleya sp. Bg11-27 genomic DNA contains:
- a CDS encoding pyruvate dehydrogenase complex dihydrolipoamide acetyltransferase encodes MAEIINMPRLSDTMEEGTVAAWLKKVGDKIEEGDILAEIETDKATMEFESFYEGTLLYIGVQEGETTKVDQLLAIIGEEGEDVSALLSGAEDKQAEAAVEEKEEEASNTDEATSGSETLPEGVVVVTMPRLSDTMEEGTVATWLKKVGDVVEEGDILAEIETDKATMEFESFQSGTLLYIGLGEGDSAKVDALLAIIGPAGTEVSGIAKSFKASGNDSAKTEEAPKTTAVKTETPKQETKTVSAPPVQNTNAATGRIFVSPLAKKMAEEKGIDLAQVKGSGENGRIVKRDIENFTPAAAVAQSSAPVAKFVASGQEDFDEKPNSQMRKAIAKNLAKSKFTAPHYYLNVEFDMDNAMAFRAQYNSIPDTKISFNDMIVKACALALRQHPQVNSQWFDDKMRLNNHVHVGVAVAVEDGLLVPVVKFANEQSLPQIGAAVRDFAGRARKKKLSLDEMEGSTFTISNLGMFGIESFTSIINQPNSAILSVGAIVAKPVVKNGQVVAGNTMKLTLACDHRTVDGATGSQFLQTLKGYIENPVTMLV; translated from the coding sequence ATGGCAGAAATTATAAATATGCCACGTTTAAGTGACACCATGGAAGAAGGGACTGTCGCTGCTTGGTTAAAAAAAGTAGGAGATAAAATTGAAGAAGGCGATATTCTTGCAGAAATCGAAACTGATAAAGCAACAATGGAGTTTGAATCTTTTTACGAAGGTACTTTATTATATATCGGCGTTCAAGAAGGAGAAACAACTAAAGTCGATCAACTTTTAGCTATAATTGGTGAAGAAGGTGAAGATGTTTCTGCATTATTAAGTGGTGCTGAGGATAAACAAGCGGAAGCTGCTGTTGAAGAGAAAGAAGAAGAGGCGTCAAATACTGATGAAGCAACTTCAGGGTCTGAAACACTTCCAGAAGGTGTAGTCGTTGTTACTATGCCAAGGTTAAGTGATACCATGGAAGAAGGTACCGTTGCTACTTGGTTGAAAAAAGTAGGAGATGTAGTAGAGGAAGGCGATATTTTAGCTGAAATCGAAACAGATAAAGCGACTATGGAATTTGAATCGTTCCAGTCTGGTACGTTATTATATATTGGATTAGGAGAAGGTGATTCTGCTAAGGTTGATGCTTTATTAGCTATTATTGGCCCTGCAGGAACAGAGGTTTCAGGTATTGCCAAAAGCTTTAAAGCTTCAGGAAATGATTCTGCTAAAACAGAAGAGGCTCCAAAAACAACAGCAGTTAAAACGGAAACACCAAAGCAAGAGACTAAAACAGTTTCAGCACCTCCAGTACAAAATACAAATGCAGCAACAGGACGTATATTTGTATCGCCTTTAGCTAAAAAAATGGCTGAAGAAAAAGGAATTGATTTAGCTCAGGTTAAGGGATCGGGAGAAAACGGACGTATTGTAAAACGCGATATTGAAAACTTTACTCCAGCTGCAGCAGTAGCACAATCTTCTGCGCCAGTGGCTAAATTTGTAGCTTCAGGACAAGAAGATTTTGATGAGAAACCTAACTCGCAAATGCGTAAAGCAATTGCTAAAAACTTAGCTAAGTCTAAGTTTACAGCACCTCATTACTACTTAAATGTGGAGTTTGATATGGATAATGCTATGGCATTTAGAGCGCAGTATAACTCTATTCCAGATACTAAAATTTCATTTAACGATATGATTGTTAAAGCTTGTGCTTTAGCATTACGTCAACATCCGCAAGTTAACTCACAGTGGTTTGATGATAAAATGAGATTAAATAACCATGTACATGTTGGTGTAGCAGTAGCTGTAGAAGATGGATTACTAGTACCAGTTGTAAAATTTGCTAATGAGCAGTCTTTACCTCAAATTGGTGCAGCAGTCAGAGATTTTGCAGGACGTGCTAGAAAGAAAAAATTATCTTTAGACGAGATGGAAGGTAGTACTTTTACTATTTCTAACTTAGGAATGTTTGGTATCGAAAGCTTTACATCTATTATAAATCAACCTAACTCGGCTATATTATCTGTTGGTGCTATTGTAGCAAAGCCAGTAGTTAAAAATGGTCAGGTTGTTGCAGGTAACACAATGAAGTTAACCTTAGCTTGTGACCACAGAACTGTGGATGGAGCAACAGGATCACAATTCCTTCAAACATTAAAAGGATATATTGAAAATCCAGTGACTATGTTAGTCTAA
- the pdhA gene encoding pyruvate dehydrogenase (acetyl-transferring) E1 component subunit alpha: MQKVTKETYIKWYEDMLFWRKFEDKLAAVYIQQKVRGFLHLYNGQEAVLAGALHAMDLTKDKMITAYRNHVQPIGMGVDPKRVMAELFGKATGTSQGLGGSMHIFSKEHRFYGGHGIVGGQIPLGAGIAFGDKFHGVDGVTICCFGDGAARQGSLHETFNLAMLWKLPVVFVCENNGYAMGTSVARTANHTDIWKLGLGYEMPCGPVDGMNPIKVAEAFDEAIQRARRGDGPTFLEVKTYRYRGHSMSDAQHYRTKDEVKEYKKLDPITQVKDIILAEEYATEDDLKVIDKRVKELVAECEKFADESPYPDKNVMYDVVYDQEDYPFIDHKIK; encoded by the coding sequence ATGCAAAAAGTAACAAAAGAAACGTATATAAAATGGTATGAAGACATGCTATTTTGGAGGAAGTTTGAAGATAAGCTTGCAGCTGTCTACATTCAACAAAAAGTTAGAGGTTTTCTTCATTTGTATAATGGTCAAGAAGCTGTATTAGCAGGAGCTTTACATGCAATGGACTTAACAAAGGATAAAATGATTACCGCATATCGTAATCACGTACAGCCAATTGGTATGGGTGTCGATCCAAAACGTGTTATGGCAGAATTATTTGGAAAAGCGACAGGAACCTCTCAAGGTTTAGGTGGTTCTATGCATATATTTTCTAAAGAGCACCGTTTTTATGGAGGGCATGGTATCGTTGGAGGTCAAATCCCTTTAGGAGCAGGTATTGCTTTTGGAGATAAGTTTCATGGTGTAGATGGTGTTACTATCTGTTGTTTCGGTGATGGAGCAGCACGTCAAGGGTCTTTACATGAGACGTTTAACTTAGCGATGCTTTGGAAGTTACCAGTTGTTTTTGTTTGCGAGAACAATGGATACGCCATGGGGACGTCTGTAGCACGTACAGCAAACCATACGGATATCTGGAAACTAGGTTTAGGTTATGAAATGCCTTGTGGACCTGTCGATGGGATGAATCCAATTAAAGTTGCTGAAGCATTTGATGAGGCAATTCAACGTGCACGTCGTGGTGATGGACCAACGTTTTTAGAAGTTAAAACATACCGTTACAGAGGACATTCAATGTCTGATGCACAACATTATAGAACAAAAGACGAAGTTAAAGAATACAAAAAACTAGATCCTATTACGCAAGTAAAAGATATTATTCTTGCAGAAGAGTACGCAACAGAAGATGATCTTAAAGTTATCGACAAGCGTGTGAAAGAGTTAGTTGCTGAGTGTGAGAAATTTGCAGACGAATCGCCATATCCAGATAAAAATGTGATGTACGATGTTGTTTACGATCAAGAAGATTATCCATTTATAGACCACAAAATAAAATAA
- the gldJ gene encoding gliding motility lipoprotein GldJ has product MKKIIVSRLLLTLAVSLTLVGCKRSGSGSNTSRATGWDINSKDGGFQYNTNFKEQETAPGLVFVEGGTFTMGRVQDDVMHDWNNSPNQQHVQSFYMDETEVTNKMYLEYLDWIKRTYPPEEENFRAIYHGVLPDTLVWRNRLGYNEVMTENYLRHPGYGEYPVVGVSWMQAVEFANWRTDRVNEFYLQQDGYLKEGSQLEATADSNFSTDTYINAPTQTFGGNEDILKGGKLKPQTNAAGDEINVYASRETGLLSPKYRLPTEVEWEYAALGLSEIRSYNVYRGRKKYPWDGQYTRSGKRKIKGDQLANFKQGKGDYGGIAGWSDDGADITAQVKSYDPNDYGLYDMAGNVAEWVADVYRPIVDDEFNDFNYYRGNVYTKNAINDDGTVKIVTTDEIVFDTLPNGKVIPRDLPGSIATQPVDEEETYLRTNFDRSDNRNFRDGDTQSSRYYADRFGDDEGDVTQDASTRKMYNAPKHNIETDSAGNMIREYDKSNKRTSLINDEVRVYKGGSWKDREYWLDPAQRRYYPQNMATDYIGFRCAMSRVGSKSKNVNKSKN; this is encoded by the coding sequence ATGAAAAAAATAATTGTATCAAGGCTATTATTAACTCTAGCAGTTTCGTTGACCTTGGTTGGTTGTAAAAGATCTGGTAGTGGCTCAAATACCTCTAGAGCAACGGGATGGGACATCAATTCTAAAGATGGAGGTTTTCAGTATAACACTAACTTTAAAGAGCAAGAAACTGCTCCTGGATTAGTTTTTGTTGAAGGAGGAACTTTTACAATGGGACGTGTACAAGATGATGTTATGCATGATTGGAACAACAGTCCAAATCAACAACATGTTCAATCTTTTTACATGGATGAGACTGAAGTTACTAATAAAATGTACCTTGAGTATTTAGATTGGATTAAAAGAACTTACCCGCCAGAAGAAGAAAATTTCAGAGCAATATACCACGGTGTACTACCAGATACTCTAGTTTGGAGAAACCGTTTAGGATACAACGAAGTTATGACGGAAAATTATTTACGTCATCCTGGCTATGGAGAATATCCTGTTGTTGGAGTTAGTTGGATGCAAGCAGTTGAATTCGCTAATTGGAGAACTGACCGTGTAAATGAATTCTATTTACAACAAGATGGTTACCTAAAAGAAGGTAGTCAATTAGAAGCTACTGCAGATTCCAATTTTAGTACTGACACGTATATTAATGCCCCAACGCAAACTTTTGGTGGTAATGAAGATATTTTAAAAGGTGGAAAATTAAAACCACAAACTAATGCTGCTGGTGACGAGATTAATGTATACGCTTCTAGAGAAACTGGTTTACTTTCTCCTAAGTACAGACTACCGACAGAAGTTGAGTGGGAATATGCAGCTTTAGGATTATCTGAAATCAGAAGTTATAACGTATATAGAGGTCGTAAGAAATACCCTTGGGACGGACAATACACACGTTCTGGTAAACGTAAAATAAAAGGAGATCAATTGGCTAACTTTAAGCAAGGAAAAGGAGATTACGGTGGAATAGCAGGATGGTCTGACGATGGTGCTGATATTACTGCACAAGTAAAATCTTACGACCCTAATGATTACGGTCTTTATGATATGGCTGGAAATGTTGCTGAATGGGTTGCTGATGTTTACAGACCTATTGTAGATGATGAGTTTAATGACTTTAACTACTACAGAGGTAACGTATATACAAAAAACGCTATCAATGATGATGGAACAGTAAAAATTGTTACTACTGACGAAATCGTATTTGACACCTTACCAAACGGTAAAGTTATCCCTAGAGATTTACCCGGATCAATAGCAACACAACCTGTTGATGAAGAGGAAACTTACCTAAGAACAAACTTTGACAGAAGTGATAACCGTAACTTTAGAGATGGAGATACACAATCTTCTCGTTATTATGCTGACAGATTTGGAGATGATGAAGGTGATGTTACGCAAGACGCTTCAACAAGAAAAATGTACAATGCTCCAAAGCATAACATAGAAACGGATTCTGCTGGTAACATGATCAGAGAATATGACAAATCTAACAAACGTACTTCATTAATTAATGATGAAGTAAGAGTTTACAAAGGTGGATCATGGAAAGATAGAGAGTACTGGTTAGACCCGGCACAAAGAAGATACTACCCTCAAAACATGGCTACAGATTACATTGGTTTTAGATGTGCAATGTCAAGAGTAGGATCTAAATCTAAAAATGTAAACAAATCAAAAAACTAA
- the porU gene encoding type IX secretion system sortase PorU, with protein MKKILLLLVTFYCIPLFSQEKSIKIMWGAPQTYSADSYSVVVPTFAPEKNFSFDMANGIHFVEQWQVNGFVNESSLELSNVVYFPIAKSELKNLDLNSIPENITASLKNGTSRDVNYAVLSLSPIIKQGSSYKKVVSFNVSYDMNVTSNYRRSANQMITNSVLTNGDWYKFEVEKSGVHKISKSFLNQMGINLNNFDPRNIKLFGNGGQMMPFANDANFPFDPTENAIKIIGEDDGVFNDSDYILFYAQGPSADVNVSYINTNINPYTDKTVYYINISSGQGKRIQNFTQPSGSVTTTIDAFQDYQFHEIDASNIIFVGRRWFGEQFGVENSQSFDFEFPNLVTSESVKIKAVTATTSSSASRFLVSVNSNALGSVSLSATNTTNGVYVTGGTFDQTTNVVDDNISVTLDYDNQGNPSAEAYLDYISVEATRALAFNGSQFHFRNNEATSGSGIANYVLSNASQVQEVWDVSDLYDVSSITNIDANNTLSFNASMGDLKTFITVSSQHYLEPVLAQNSTVNNQNLKGTIFLNNQGGFQDIDYLMLTTQSHLAQAQRLAQINRDKKNLNVKVVVVDDIYTEFSSGNPDITGIRNFVKYVYDNASAPENRVKYLCIFGDSSFDYKGRISSNTYNFPTWNAYSSFNLSSSFISDDYYAYVDLDEGVLDQFNNANKLDIAVGRIIADSPQRAKQMVDKIEVYYSKGALGSWRNNFIVVSDDVDEAWEATLQQTTDEIADEVTLFKPFVNVTKIHSDAYEQQASAGGDRYPGVTEALTNAIEKGALMVNYFGHGGEDGLAHERIFQKDDAAALNNVCKLNLFVTVTCEFTRFDNPLRETAGELIYWNKDAGSIALITTTRQIFVEVGKDFNKILKEYLFSYSINDTYSDYEYPTIAEALRLAKNDPSFSDAQKSLAFYIGDPALTLAFPEPNIRLTTINDVPITQETDVLQALGYAKLAGEITDVNGNVLNGYNGIVTTTIYDKEIARETLANDNTTNSGGLIKLNYTTLGAIVFRGQATVTNGQFEFDFIVPKDIGIPVGTGKISFYATQENALEDKTGASIEVLKIGGINPNAAEDNIGPTIQLYMNDEAFVSGGITNESPLLLANFEDENGINTASGIGHDIVALLDGDEVNPYVLNDYYLTEVDDYTKGALSFPFRNLEPGLHTLTLKAWDVYNNSATAEIQFIVFNENESLVINNVLNYPNPFVNYTEFWFSHNSSEVLDISVQIFTVSGKLVRTLNGQTALAGGKSIKSTSRDIVWDGRDDFGEKIGKGTYIYKLKVHSQSTNKSVEKIEKLVIL; from the coding sequence ATGAAAAAGATATTACTATTATTGGTTACTTTTTATTGTATACCATTATTTTCTCAAGAGAAAAGTATTAAAATAATGTGGGGTGCTCCTCAAACATATTCGGCAGATAGTTATAGTGTGGTTGTTCCGACCTTTGCACCTGAAAAAAACTTTTCTTTTGATATGGCTAATGGTATCCATTTTGTTGAACAATGGCAGGTTAATGGTTTTGTTAATGAAAGTTCTTTAGAGTTGTCAAACGTTGTGTATTTTCCAATTGCCAAATCTGAATTAAAAAATTTAGACTTAAATTCTATTCCAGAAAATATAACGGCGTCTTTAAAAAATGGAACATCTCGGGATGTTAATTATGCTGTTTTATCATTGAGTCCTATTATCAAACAAGGTAGTAGTTATAAAAAAGTGGTGTCCTTTAATGTAAGCTATGATATGAATGTTACTTCTAATTATAGACGTTCAGCTAATCAAATGATCACTAATTCGGTTTTGACTAATGGTGATTGGTATAAGTTTGAGGTAGAGAAATCTGGAGTTCATAAAATATCTAAATCTTTTTTAAACCAGATGGGAATTAATCTTAATAATTTTGATCCAAGGAATATAAAGTTATTTGGTAATGGTGGACAAATGATGCCTTTTGCTAATGATGCAAACTTTCCGTTTGATCCAACAGAGAATGCAATTAAAATTATCGGAGAAGATGATGGTGTTTTTAATGATAGTGATTATATCTTATTTTATGCACAAGGGCCTTCTGCTGATGTGAATGTGTCTTATATAAATACTAATATAAATCCGTACACCGATAAAACAGTATACTATATTAATATAAGTTCAGGGCAAGGGAAACGTATTCAAAATTTTACTCAACCTTCGGGTAGTGTAACAACAACTATTGATGCCTTTCAAGATTACCAGTTTCATGAGATTGATGCAAGCAATATTATTTTTGTTGGAAGGCGTTGGTTTGGCGAGCAATTTGGTGTAGAAAACTCACAATCTTTTGATTTTGAATTCCCTAATTTGGTCACTTCAGAGTCTGTCAAGATTAAAGCGGTTACGGCAACAACATCTTCAAGTGCCAGTCGCTTTTTAGTTAGTGTTAATAGTAATGCTTTAGGTTCAGTATCGTTATCAGCAACTAATACAACAAATGGTGTGTATGTCACCGGAGGTACTTTTGATCAGACAACTAATGTTGTTGACGATAATATTAGTGTGACGTTGGATTATGACAACCAAGGTAATCCTAGTGCAGAAGCTTATTTAGATTATATCTCAGTTGAGGCTACAAGAGCGCTTGCGTTTAACGGAAGTCAATTTCATTTTAGAAATAACGAAGCTACTTCAGGGAGTGGTATCGCTAATTATGTATTGTCTAATGCGTCACAAGTACAGGAGGTGTGGGATGTTAGTGATTTGTACGATGTCAGTAGTATTACAAATATTGATGCGAACAACACTTTAAGTTTTAATGCATCCATGGGGGATTTAAAAACGTTTATTACAGTAAGTTCTCAACATTATTTAGAACCTGTTTTAGCTCAGAATAGCACTGTAAATAATCAAAACTTAAAAGGAACTATTTTTTTAAATAACCAAGGTGGTTTTCAGGATATCGACTATTTGATGTTAACAACCCAGTCCCATTTAGCACAAGCCCAACGTCTTGCTCAAATTAACAGAGATAAGAAAAACTTAAATGTTAAAGTGGTCGTTGTCGATGATATTTATACCGAGTTTTCTTCAGGAAACCCAGACATCACAGGAATTCGGAATTTTGTTAAATACGTGTATGATAACGCTAGCGCTCCGGAAAATAGAGTAAAATATTTGTGTATTTTTGGTGATTCCTCTTTTGATTATAAAGGACGTATCTCTTCTAATACTTATAACTTTCCAACTTGGAATGCGTATAGTAGTTTTAATTTATCCAGTTCTTTTATTTCAGATGATTATTATGCATACGTAGATTTAGATGAAGGAGTTTTGGATCAATTTAATAATGCTAATAAATTAGATATTGCAGTGGGTAGGATTATCGCAGACTCTCCGCAGCGCGCTAAACAAATGGTAGATAAGATTGAAGTTTACTATTCAAAAGGCGCTTTAGGAAGTTGGAGAAATAATTTTATTGTTGTGTCTGATGATGTGGATGAAGCTTGGGAAGCAACACTACAGCAAACAACAGATGAAATTGCTGATGAAGTGACTTTGTTTAAACCTTTTGTAAATGTGACTAAGATTCATTCAGATGCATATGAACAGCAAGCATCAGCGGGAGGTGATCGTTATCCAGGAGTGACAGAAGCGTTGACTAATGCGATTGAAAAAGGTGCTTTAATGGTTAATTATTTTGGTCATGGAGGAGAGGACGGATTGGCTCACGAACGTATTTTTCAAAAGGATGATGCAGCAGCCTTGAATAACGTATGTAAATTAAATTTATTTGTTACCGTAACTTGTGAGTTTACTAGGTTTGATAACCCACTTAGAGAGACTGCAGGAGAATTGATTTATTGGAATAAAGACGCTGGTTCTATTGCTCTAATAACAACGACAAGGCAGATTTTTGTAGAGGTTGGAAAAGATTTTAATAAAATATTAAAAGAGTATTTGTTCTCTTATAGTATTAATGATACGTATTCTGATTATGAGTATCCGACGATTGCAGAGGCGTTACGATTGGCTAAAAATGATCCAAGTTTTTCTGATGCTCAAAAAAGTTTAGCATTTTATATTGGGGATCCAGCACTTACGTTGGCTTTTCCTGAACCAAATATTAGATTAACTACGATAAATGATGTGCCTATTACTCAAGAGACTGATGTGCTTCAAGCTTTAGGGTATGCGAAGCTAGCAGGAGAAATTACGGATGTTAATGGGAATGTGCTTAATGGTTATAATGGTATTGTGACAACGACTATTTATGATAAAGAGATTGCACGAGAAACTTTGGCGAATGACAATACAACAAATTCTGGTGGATTAATAAAACTTAATTATACGACTTTAGGAGCTATCGTTTTTAGAGGACAAGCAACAGTTACGAATGGTCAATTCGAGTTTGATTTTATTGTTCCTAAAGATATTGGTATTCCGGTAGGAACAGGGAAAATTAGTTTTTATGCAACACAAGAAAACGCTCTGGAGGATAAGACAGGTGCAAGTATAGAGGTTTTAAAAATTGGAGGAATAAATCCTAATGCAGCCGAAGACAATATTGGGCCAACAATTCAGTTGTATATGAATGACGAAGCATTTGTTTCGGGAGGTATAACTAATGAGTCCCCTTTGTTATTAGCAAATTTTGAGGATGAAAACGGTATTAACACAGCAAGTGGTATTGGACACGATATTGTCGCTTTATTAGATGGAGACGAAGTTAATCCATACGTGCTTAATGATTATTACCTGACAGAGGTAGACGATTATACAAAAGGAGCATTGAGTTTCCCTTTTAGAAATTTAGAACCAGGGTTACACACTCTGACATTAAAAGCTTGGGATGTTTATAATAATTCGGCTACAGCCGAAATACAATTTATTGTTTTTAATGAAAATGAAAGTTTAGTTATTAATAACGTACTAAACTATCCTAATCCGTTTGTTAATTATACGGAGTTTTGGTTTAGTCATAATAGTTCTGAGGTCTTAGATATTTCTGTTCAGATATTTACGGTTTCAGGAAAATTGGTTAGAACGCTAAATGGACAAACAGCTTTGGCTGGTGGGAAATCTATAAAATCGACTTCTAGAGATATTGTATGGGATGGTCGTGATGATTTTGGAGAAAAAATAGGAAAAGGAACGTATATTTACAAATTAAAAGTACATTCACAAAGCACTAATAAATCAGTAGAAAAAATAGAGAAACTTGTAATCCTCTAA
- the cdd gene encoding cytidine deaminase produces the protein MKEVKIETTLQVFDNIKELPEALQALMSQASEARQKAYAPYSKFSVGAALLLDNGEVITGSNQENASYPSGLCAERTAIYYAGAKFPKAKFVKMAIIAGSQLHPTLTPIPPCGACRQAIAEYEVKQDTPIELYFMGETGKVVRSNSLGNLLPLLFDKSAL, from the coding sequence ATGAAGGAAGTAAAAATAGAAACCACATTACAAGTCTTTGACAATATAAAAGAATTGCCCGAAGCGCTTCAGGCTTTAATGAGTCAAGCATCAGAAGCAAGACAGAAGGCTTATGCGCCGTATTCCAAATTTAGTGTAGGCGCTGCGTTGTTATTAGATAACGGAGAAGTAATTACTGGTAGTAATCAAGAAAATGCATCGTACCCATCAGGGTTATGTGCAGAACGTACCGCTATTTATTATGCTGGTGCAAAATTCCCAAAAGCAAAATTTGTAAAAATGGCTATAATTGCGGGATCGCAATTGCATCCAACTTTAACGCCAATACCACCTTGTGGAGCATGTCGTCAAGCTATTGCAGAATACGAAGTCAAACAAGACACTCCAATAGAATTGTATTTTATGGGAGAAACAGGTAAAGTCGTGCGCTCAAATTCGTTAGGAAACTTACTTCCATTACTTTTTGACAAATCAGCACTGTAA
- the porV gene encoding type IX secretion system outer membrane channel protein PorV: protein MKNKILIAVAFFLSLKGLSQTTITNPNDSRVITTGIPFALIAPDARAAGLGDMGVATSPDGYSQFWNASKNVFNTNKSGITLSYTPYLSKLVNDIGLASVSYFNRIDENSAFGVGFRYFSLGEIEFVQDEFSTPVIQKPNEFTLDVSYALRFSDQFGMAVGLRYLRSDLKLQTGDTDATAASSFGADITGYYQGEEEAYNDFNGRWRGGFAIQNLGPKFKYDEEGQENFQPTNLRLGLGFDFILDQYNTVGVTAEFSKLLVPTPPLLGFDDTDEDGVQDADEPTYIVSGQDPDVPFLSGVFQSFGDAPGGFKEEIQEFTYALGAEYTYQESFAFRAGYFNEHETKGARKFFALGAGFKYNVINVDLSYLFSASQVQSPLESTLRFSLTFNLGAGTYTEY from the coding sequence ATGAAAAATAAAATTTTAATAGCTGTAGCTTTCTTTTTATCGCTTAAAGGACTATCGCAAACGACAATTACAAACCCTAATGATTCACGTGTAATTACTACAGGTATCCCTTTTGCTTTAATAGCTCCAGATGCTAGAGCTGCTGGTTTAGGAGATATGGGTGTCGCAACATCTCCAGATGGATATTCTCAGTTTTGGAATGCTTCAAAAAATGTGTTTAATACTAATAAGTCAGGAATAACACTTAGTTATACGCCGTACTTAAGTAAGTTGGTTAACGATATAGGATTAGCGTCGGTTTCATATTTTAATAGAATAGACGAGAATAGTGCTTTTGGAGTTGGATTCAGATATTTTTCTTTAGGAGAAATTGAATTTGTTCAAGATGAGTTTTCTACACCAGTAATTCAAAAGCCAAATGAATTTACACTAGATGTCTCTTATGCTTTAAGATTTAGTGATCAATTTGGTATGGCTGTTGGATTAAGATATTTAAGATCTGATTTAAAATTACAAACAGGTGATACAGATGCTACAGCTGCCAGTAGTTTTGGTGCAGATATTACAGGGTATTATCAAGGAGAAGAAGAAGCTTATAACGATTTTAATGGTCGTTGGAGAGGTGGATTCGCCATTCAAAACTTAGGTCCTAAATTTAAGTATGACGAAGAAGGTCAAGAAAATTTTCAACCAACGAACCTTAGATTAGGTTTAGGTTTTGACTTTATATTAGACCAATACAATACAGTAGGGGTTACTGCTGAGTTTTCTAAATTATTAGTACCAACACCACCACTTTTAGGTTTTGATGATACAGATGAGGATGGTGTTCAGGATGCTGATGAGCCAACATATATTGTGTCAGGACAAGATCCAGATGTACCATTTTTATCAGGTGTATTCCAATCTTTTGGAGATGCTCCGGGTGGGTTTAAAGAAGAGATACAAGAATTTACTTATGCTTTAGGTGCCGAGTATACTTATCAGGAGTCTTTTGCTTTTAGAGCAGGATACTTTAATGAGCACGAGACAAAAGGAGCACGTAAGTTTTTTGCTTTAGGTGCTGGGTTTAAATACAATGTTATAAATGTAGATTTATCTTATTTATTCTCTGCATCACAAGTACAGAGCCCATTAGAAAGTACATTGCGTTTTTCTTTAACTTTTAATTTAGGAGCAGGAACTTATACAGAATATTAA